Proteins from a single region of Nitrososphaerota archaeon:
- a CDS encoding acyl-CoA/acyl-ACP dehydrogenase — MRRQDEFMNLSKMNFDVSEEQTLMLEQIDATCKEFRPIEDRYYLDRKVNDQVRPFFAKAHLLGLPVSRKYGDGQGADMVTYALAIERIGREGTGVRTFFSVHMALGEMTVQHWGTEEQKDRILPAASRGDAILAFGLTEPNAGSDPASLTTYFEEKGGKYAISGQKMWISLGSSSKYILVFAYPKGKREGMCGFIVDTTSPGYRAEIIHHKLGLPTADTSTVYLDKVEVSKEDVLGPPGKGMSVALSGLMNGRFSVAAGCVGVIQDCLNESVKYAGVRFQHGKPIGKHQLVQRHIGLMATNLEAAKLLLLKAAFVKQKYEEDPTNLGLRDATDIWCARAKYFAANASFDAANRAVQIFGANGYSFEGRPARHFADTRVTMIYEGANEIMEQKLALGALGKGFEAYS; from the coding sequence GTGCGGAGGCAGGACGAGTTCATGAACCTGTCAAAGATGAACTTCGACGTCTCTGAAGAGCAGACGCTCATGCTGGAGCAGATTGACGCGACCTGCAAGGAGTTCCGCCCGATAGAGGACAGGTATTACCTTGACCGCAAGGTGAACGACCAGGTCAGGCCGTTCTTCGCCAAGGCGCATCTCCTGGGGCTTCCTGTGTCCAGGAAGTACGGAGACGGACAGGGGGCAGACATGGTGACTTACGCTCTGGCCATCGAGAGGATAGGCAGGGAAGGGACGGGGGTGAGGACCTTCTTCTCGGTCCACATGGCACTGGGGGAGATGACGGTGCAGCACTGGGGGACTGAGGAGCAGAAGGACAGGATCCTCCCGGCAGCCAGCAGAGGGGACGCCATACTCGCCTTCGGGCTGACGGAACCCAACGCCGGGAGCGACCCCGCGTCGCTGACCACATATTTCGAGGAGAAGGGAGGGAAGTACGCAATATCGGGGCAGAAGATGTGGATATCCCTTGGCTCGTCCTCGAAGTACATCCTGGTCTTCGCTTACCCCAAGGGGAAGAGGGAGGGGATGTGCGGGTTCATAGTCGACACCACGAGTCCCGGGTACAGAGCCGAGATAATCCATCACAAGCTCGGGCTCCCGACCGCAGACACTTCGACCGTCTACCTTGACAAGGTGGAGGTCTCGAAGGAGGACGTGCTCGGTCCTCCGGGGAAGGGGATGTCTGTGGCGCTGTCCGGGCTGATGAACGGCAGGTTCAGCGTCGCCGCGGGGTGCGTGGGGGTAATACAGGACTGCCTCAATGAGTCGGTGAAGTATGCGGGGGTCAGGTTCCAGCACGGCAAGCCGATCGGGAAGCACCAGCTGGTGCAGAGGCACATCGGGCTGATGGCCACGAACCTCGAAGCGGCCAAGCTCCTTCTACTGAAGGCGGCGTTCGTCAAGCAGAAGTACGAAGAGGACCCGACCAACCTTGGGCTCAGGGACGCAACAGACATCTGGTGCGCCCGGGCGAAGTACTTTGCAGCCAACGCATCGTTCGACGCCGCCAACAGAGCGGTGCAGATATTCGGGGCGAACGGCTACTCTTTCGAAGGGAGGCCGGCGAGGCACTTCGCGGACACCAGGGTGACGATGATCTACGAGGGCGCGAACGAGATCATGGAACAGAAGCTGGCGCTCGGGGCCCTAGGCAAGGGGTTCGAGGCGTACTCGTAG
- a CDS encoding cobalamin B12-binding domain-containing protein: protein MAKKSVTIQRKIRILVAKPGLDGHDRGVLVLARAFRDAGMEVIYSGLLPSPEQVAQMAIDEDVDVVALSLLNGAHMTAFPKVKKLLDRMGGKGIVVVGGGIIPEEDKPKLVRLGITGLYGPGSSFEEIVEHVRGRVREERWK, encoded by the coding sequence ATGGCGAAGAAGTCAGTTACCATTCAGCGGAAGATCAGGATACTTGTAGCGAAGCCCGGGCTGGACGGGCATGACAGGGGGGTCCTGGTCCTGGCCAGGGCGTTCAGGGACGCTGGGATGGAAGTGATCTACAGCGGGCTCCTCCCCTCGCCGGAGCAGGTGGCGCAGATGGCCATAGACGAGGACGTAGACGTGGTCGCGCTCTCACTCCTCAATGGGGCGCACATGACCGCGTTCCCTAAGGTGAAGAAGCTCCTCGACAGGATGGGAGGGAAGGGCATCGTGGTGGTGGGAGGAGGGATAATCCCGGAGGAAGACAAGCCTAAACTCGTGCGATTAGGGATTACTGGCTTATACGGGCCGGGGAGTTCGTTCGAAGAGATCGTGGAACACGTGAGAGGGCGCGTGCGAGAGGAGAGGTGGAAGTAG
- a CDS encoding methylmalonyl-CoA mutase family protein, with translation MLRGGKDLYWKRKAKSVVERRAAPGRLYDKKALEQVRKGVKQWQDTVLREWADRTPEERKDVQTASGIPLKPLYTPDDVSDADYSDQGYPGVYPYLRGVYPNMYRGRLWTMRMFSGFGTPEDTNRRLKMLLEHGETGLSVAFDMPTLYGYDCDHERAHGEVGRCGVNVSSLKDMEVIFGGIPLGKVSTSMTINAPATVLTCMYAGVAKKQGVPMAKLRGTVQADMLKEYIAQKEWVYPPEAHLRLVRDLMVFSSKEMPLWNYISVSGYHIREAGSSAVQELAFTLADGFGYVELGLEAGLEVEQFAPRLSFFFNSTMDFFEEIAKFRAARKIWATVLRDKYGVKDKRSLLMRFHTQTSGASLTWQQPLNNVVRTAIEALAAVLGGTQSLHTNSYDEAWALPTEQAVEVALRTQQIIAEETGAPAVADPLGGSYYVEWLTEQMEEEAYKYFDRIEAAGGLLKAIKSGYLQREIAENSYRLSRRVEEGKDSVVGVNKYAKTEKEPIETLKIDFRAQRAQTKRLASVKKARDETKVNTALAKLEKAFEREDANSIYPMLDAVTQYATLGEIVGVGRRAWGTYREPMII, from the coding sequence TTGCTCAGAGGAGGGAAGGACCTCTACTGGAAGAGGAAGGCGAAGTCGGTGGTGGAGCGGAGAGCAGCCCCGGGAAGACTCTACGACAAGAAGGCGCTCGAGCAGGTGAGGAAGGGGGTGAAGCAGTGGCAGGACACGGTCCTCAGGGAGTGGGCCGATAGGACCCCGGAAGAACGGAAGGACGTCCAGACGGCCTCCGGAATCCCCCTCAAGCCCCTCTACACTCCAGACGACGTTTCCGACGCCGACTACTCGGACCAGGGATACCCGGGGGTCTACCCGTACTTGCGCGGGGTCTATCCGAACATGTACCGGGGGAGGCTCTGGACCATGAGAATGTTCTCCGGGTTCGGTACCCCCGAGGACACCAACAGGAGGCTCAAGATGCTGCTGGAGCACGGCGAGACGGGGCTCAGCGTAGCCTTCGACATGCCCACCCTCTACGGATACGACTGCGACCACGAGCGGGCCCACGGAGAAGTGGGGAGGTGCGGGGTCAACGTGTCCTCCCTTAAGGACATGGAGGTCATCTTCGGGGGGATCCCCCTGGGGAAGGTGAGCACGTCGATGACGATCAACGCTCCTGCGACGGTGCTGACCTGCATGTACGCCGGGGTGGCCAAGAAGCAGGGGGTGCCCATGGCGAAACTCAGGGGGACGGTGCAGGCGGACATGCTGAAGGAGTACATCGCCCAGAAGGAGTGGGTCTATCCCCCGGAAGCTCATCTCAGACTGGTGAGGGACCTCATGGTCTTCTCGTCCAAGGAGATGCCCCTCTGGAACTACATCAGCGTCAGTGGGTATCATATCAGAGAAGCGGGGTCGAGCGCGGTGCAGGAGCTCGCGTTCACGCTCGCAGACGGGTTCGGGTACGTGGAGCTCGGACTGGAGGCAGGTCTGGAGGTGGAGCAGTTCGCTCCGCGGCTCAGCTTCTTCTTCAACTCCACCATGGACTTCTTCGAGGAGATCGCGAAGTTCAGGGCGGCGAGGAAGATCTGGGCGACGGTGCTCAGGGACAAGTACGGGGTGAAGGACAAGAGGAGCCTCCTGATGAGGTTCCACACCCAGACGTCGGGGGCTTCGCTCACCTGGCAGCAGCCTCTGAACAACGTCGTAAGGACAGCCATAGAGGCCCTGGCGGCTGTCCTGGGCGGGACTCAGTCCCTTCACACCAACTCGTACGACGAAGCCTGGGCGCTCCCCACAGAGCAGGCGGTCGAAGTGGCCCTCAGGACGCAGCAGATCATAGCCGAGGAGACAGGGGCCCCCGCCGTCGCGGACCCCCTGGGCGGTTCGTACTACGTCGAGTGGCTCACCGAGCAGATGGAGGAGGAGGCGTACAAGTACTTCGATAGGATTGAGGCCGCCGGCGGGCTGCTGAAGGCGATCAAGTCCGGATACCTCCAGCGGGAGATAGCCGAGAACTCCTACAGGCTTTCGAGGAGGGTCGAGGAAGGGAAGGACTCGGTGGTGGGGGTGAACAAGTATGCGAAAACAGAGAAGGAGCCGATCGAGACGCTGAAGATAGACTTCCGAGCGCAGCGTGCACAGACGAAGAGGCTCGCTTCGGTGAAGAAGGCGAGGGACGAGACGAAAGTGAACACCGCGCTGGCGAAGCTGGAGAAGGCGTTCGAAAGGGAGGATGCCAACTCGATCTACCCGATGCTCGACGCTGTCACGCAGTACGCGACCCTGGGGGAGATTGTAGGGGTCGGACGGAGGGCGTGGGGGACTTACCGCGAGCCGATGATCATCTAG
- the meaB gene encoding methylmalonyl Co-A mutase-associated GTPase MeaB yields MQIAQLSAAIKKGDRAALARGITLVENEPSKASALMKRIGSGGRAFVLGVTGPPGTGKSTLVDQLIESLRTRGLKVGVIAVDPTSPITGGALLGDRIRMTRHTGDRNVYIRSMASRGWSGGLSMATAQAIRLLDAAGFDIVLLETVGIGQSDIEVVGVSHAVLVVLMPGLGDDIQISKAGLMEVGDIYVVNKADLEGADRMVVDILSLFQRGRHRPPVLKVSAQSGEGLEKLLRSVDEIRGKFEAGDEVLRLRGIRGLIVETARGAALARFTAVSEAKADHLARLVAGEKITVEEAAARLAA; encoded by the coding sequence TTGCAGATCGCTCAACTGAGCGCGGCCATAAAGAAGGGAGACAGGGCGGCCCTCGCCAGGGGGATCACTCTCGTCGAGAACGAGCCTTCCAAGGCGTCGGCCCTCATGAAGCGCATAGGGAGCGGCGGCAGGGCGTTCGTCCTGGGGGTCACCGGACCTCCGGGCACCGGCAAGAGCACCCTCGTGGACCAGCTCATAGAATCGCTTCGCACAAGGGGCCTTAAGGTAGGGGTGATAGCGGTCGACCCGACGAGCCCCATCACCGGAGGTGCCCTGCTCGGGGACAGGATACGGATGACCAGGCACACTGGGGACAGGAACGTCTACATCCGGAGCATGGCGTCGAGAGGGTGGTCCGGGGGGCTCTCCATGGCCACGGCGCAGGCCATCAGGCTGTTGGACGCCGCCGGGTTCGACATCGTACTCCTCGAGACGGTGGGTATCGGCCAGTCAGACATCGAGGTAGTGGGGGTGTCACACGCTGTCCTGGTCGTGCTCATGCCGGGTCTCGGGGACGACATCCAGATATCGAAGGCGGGCCTCATGGAGGTGGGTGACATCTACGTGGTGAACAAGGCGGACCTCGAGGGGGCGGACCGCATGGTGGTCGACATCCTGTCGCTTTTCCAGAGGGGGAGGCACAGGCCGCCCGTGCTGAAGGTCTCCGCCCAATCGGGGGAGGGGTTAGAGAAGCTCCTGCGATCGGTCGACGAGATACGCGGGAAGTTCGAGGCCGGGGACGAAGTGCTCAGGCTGAGGGGGATCCGGGGCCTTATCGTCGAGACCGCCCGCGGGGCGGCCCTGGCAAGGTTTACCGCGGTCTCGGAAGCGAAGGCGGACCATCTGGCGAGGCTCGTCGCCGGGGAAAAGATTACGGTGGAGGAGGCTGCGGCCAGGCTGGCCGCCTAG
- the prpB gene encoding methylisocitrate lyase, with protein MLTGGKIVVAPGVFSPAVAKLAEKAGFRALYFSGAGFSSLLALPDLGITTLSEVAQASRQITAKVSVPLVVDADTGFGEAVNVSRTVDEMKSAGVAAIHIEDQVLPKKCGHLEGKELVEVDEMAKKLVAAKESAGKDLLVIARTDARAGEGLDGAVRRARDYERAGADVIFPEALESRGEFEEFRRKVSAPLMANMTEFGKTPYISAAEFEGMGYNMVIFPVTAFRAMMKSVKDVYATLRSEGTQKGVLGSLMTRSEFYDLIDYHRFEEADERAMRAASELRRGPKRR; from the coding sequence ATGTTGACCGGAGGGAAGATCGTGGTGGCCCCGGGGGTCTTCAGCCCTGCCGTGGCGAAGCTGGCGGAGAAGGCAGGGTTCAGGGCGCTCTACTTTTCAGGCGCGGGGTTCTCGAGCCTCCTGGCCTTGCCTGACCTCGGGATAACCACCCTCAGCGAAGTAGCGCAGGCGTCTCGTCAGATCACGGCGAAGGTTTCGGTCCCCCTCGTGGTCGACGCTGACACTGGGTTCGGGGAGGCGGTGAACGTGTCCAGGACGGTGGATGAGATGAAGAGCGCGGGGGTCGCGGCCATTCACATCGAAGACCAGGTCCTCCCCAAGAAGTGCGGGCACCTGGAGGGGAAGGAGCTGGTCGAAGTCGACGAGATGGCGAAGAAGCTGGTGGCGGCGAAGGAGTCCGCGGGGAAGGACCTCCTCGTGATCGCCCGGACCGACGCGAGGGCCGGAGAAGGACTGGACGGGGCCGTGAGAAGGGCGAGAGACTACGAGAGGGCGGGCGCCGACGTGATTTTCCCTGAGGCGCTGGAGAGCCGGGGAGAGTTCGAGGAGTTCAGAAGGAAGGTGAGCGCCCCTCTCATGGCGAACATGACGGAGTTCGGGAAGACCCCCTATATCTCGGCGGCAGAGTTCGAAGGCATGGGGTACAACATGGTCATCTTTCCTGTGACGGCCTTCAGGGCCATGATGAAGAGCGTCAAGGACGTGTACGCCACCCTGAGGTCCGAGGGGACCCAGAAAGGGGTCCTGGGCTCGCTGATGACCCGGAGCGAGTTCTATGACCTCATCGACTACCACAGGTTCGAGGAGGCCGACGAAAGGGCCATGAGGGCGGCCAGCGAGCTCAGGAGGGGACCGAAACGACGGTGA
- a CDS encoding alpha/beta hydrolase → MFDFDTYASPHDAVFVHGAGGNSLLWRRTLKNLSGGSRALAVNLPGHPAGDITCRSVKEYVEALHGFLEGAGLDRPAVCGHSMGGAVALSLAIEHPGDLGGLILVSTGAKLGVDPQILEGLKDSPMKTIEGVITPWSFASIDLGLGREARAALSVSNLPVFLNDYEACKGFDVRQGLSKISARTLVVCGDKDRMTPPKWSHFLDAHIQASELRFIKDSGHMLPLEKPESLARAIQGFLEGLR, encoded by the coding sequence GTGTTCGACTTCGACACGTACGCCTCCCCCCACGACGCGGTCTTCGTCCATGGGGCGGGAGGGAACAGCCTTCTGTGGAGGAGGACGCTGAAGAACCTCTCGGGGGGGAGCAGGGCCCTGGCCGTCAATCTCCCCGGTCACCCTGCCGGGGACATCACCTGCAGGAGCGTGAAGGAGTACGTCGAAGCGCTCCACGGCTTCCTGGAAGGGGCCGGGCTCGACAGGCCCGCTGTGTGCGGGCACTCTATGGGAGGAGCCGTCGCGTTGAGCCTCGCGATAGAGCACCCGGGCGACCTCGGCGGGCTGATCCTCGTGAGCACCGGCGCCAAGCTCGGGGTGGACCCCCAGATACTCGAGGGGTTGAAGGACAGCCCCATGAAGACCATCGAAGGGGTCATCACACCCTGGAGCTTCGCGTCCATTGATTTGGGCCTGGGCAGAGAAGCGAGGGCAGCGCTCTCGGTCTCCAACCTCCCGGTCTTCCTGAACGACTACGAGGCGTGCAAGGGGTTCGACGTGCGCCAGGGTCTGTCTAAGATCTCGGCCAGGACCCTCGTCGTCTGCGGCGACAAGGACAGGATGACCCCTCCGAAGTGGTCCCACTTCCTGGATGCCCACATCCAAGCGTCTGAGCTCCGCTTCATCAAAGACTCGGGGCACATGCTCCCGCTCGAGAAGCCCGAGTCGCTCGCACGGGCGATCCAGGGTTTCCTCGAAGGGCTCCGCTGA
- a CDS encoding ATP/GTP-binding protein, with protein sequence MDVTFITGTAGSGKSLLTGALKNWYVNRGEDAITVNLDPGVVALPYEPDVDVRDRIQLQGVMEEYGLGPNGALILAADLTATRLSEIQEEIDSFKAENVIVDTPGQTELFAFRESGEFIVGETKADSKLLLFLLDPLLASTPANFLSLALLSASVGLRLKIPRITVLTKRDIARDGVKRITEWSRDTKVFEDALSGTKDGEQYSLYSELFRSIRRLSFGADLYPVSSTTQEGLIALVGEMTRIARGGEEFTD encoded by the coding sequence ATGGACGTCACATTCATCACCGGGACGGCAGGGTCGGGAAAGTCCCTCCTGACGGGGGCGCTGAAGAACTGGTACGTCAACAGGGGAGAGGACGCGATCACCGTCAACCTCGACCCCGGGGTCGTCGCGCTCCCGTACGAGCCTGACGTGGACGTGAGGGACAGGATACAGCTTCAGGGAGTCATGGAGGAGTACGGTCTGGGCCCCAACGGCGCTCTCATCCTGGCCGCGGACCTCACAGCGACCCGCCTGTCCGAGATCCAGGAGGAGATAGACTCGTTCAAGGCGGAGAACGTCATAGTCGACACCCCCGGGCAGACGGAGCTCTTCGCATTCAGAGAGAGCGGAGAGTTCATCGTCGGCGAAACGAAGGCGGACTCCAAGCTCCTCCTCTTCCTGCTCGACCCTCTCCTCGCGAGCACCCCTGCCAACTTCCTCTCCCTCGCCCTCCTCTCGGCGTCAGTGGGGCTGAGGCTGAAGATCCCACGGATAACAGTCCTCACCAAGAGAGACATCGCCAGGGACGGGGTGAAGCGGATAACCGAGTGGAGCAGGGACACGAAGGTCTTCGAGGACGCGCTTTCCGGGACCAAGGACGGGGAGCAGTACTCTCTCTACTCCGAGCTCTTCAGGAGCATCAGGAGGCTCTCCTTCGGCGCCGACCTTTACCCAGTTTCTTCGACGACGCAGGAAGGGCTGATCGCGCTGGTCGGAGAGATGACCAGGATAGCCCGGGGCGGAGAGGAGTTCACGGACTAG
- a CDS encoding competence damage-inducible protein A, which yields MVRVEMLTVGKELLIGRTMNSNAHWVGKRLARMGSMLKEITTVDDDLKEIGEALKGVLARSPEFIVVVGGLGPTPDDMTLLGVAGALGKPLKKNWEALAMIREHYAAAGFADMELTPARVKMATLPAGARPLKNDEGTAPGVRLAAGKTVVFCLPGVPAEMRSIYRRSVEPEVRARLGKMHRRYVTMKLEGVPESALAPVLARELRKHPAAYIKSHPRGVKGGVSKMELDIAVIDADRAAADREGDVVAEEMRSKVIELGGKVGPARSSTT from the coding sequence TTGGTAAGGGTCGAGATGCTCACCGTGGGGAAGGAGCTCCTCATAGGGAGGACCATGAACTCCAACGCGCACTGGGTGGGGAAGAGGCTCGCGAGGATGGGCTCGATGCTGAAGGAGATCACCACCGTCGACGACGACCTGAAGGAGATCGGGGAGGCGCTGAAAGGGGTCTTGGCCCGTTCGCCCGAGTTCATCGTGGTGGTCGGAGGGCTCGGGCCGACCCCCGACGACATGACCCTGCTGGGAGTGGCTGGCGCGCTTGGGAAGCCTCTGAAGAAGAACTGGGAGGCGCTTGCGATGATAAGGGAGCACTATGCGGCTGCAGGATTCGCGGACATGGAGCTCACTCCGGCCAGGGTCAAGATGGCGACCCTTCCGGCCGGGGCCAGGCCCCTGAAGAACGACGAGGGGACAGCTCCAGGGGTGAGGCTGGCCGCAGGGAAGACCGTGGTGTTCTGCCTCCCGGGGGTCCCCGCCGAGATGAGGAGCATATACAGAAGGTCGGTGGAACCGGAGGTCAGGGCAAGGCTGGGGAAGATGCACAGGAGATACGTCACCATGAAGCTGGAGGGGGTACCGGAGTCGGCCCTCGCCCCGGTCCTCGCGCGAGAGCTCAGGAAGCACCCTGCCGCGTACATAAAGTCCCACCCAAGGGGGGTGAAAGGCGGCGTTTCGAAGATGGAGCTGGACATAGCCGTGATAGACGCGGATAGGGCCGCGGCGGACAGAGAGGGGGACGTGGTAGCGGAGGAGATGCGCTCCAAGGTGATCGAGCTGGGCGGGAAGGTCGGGCCGGCCCGGAGCTCGACCACATAG